The sequence GGCTTATGCTTTTTACAAAAGAGCTAGGTGAAGCATCGTTTCAAATCATGATGTACTGTTTACGGCTGGGAGTTTTATATCCTCGATTTTGTGGAGTGATGCCAAGTCAATCAATAAATAATCTTTTGAATAAGCGAGTTAGGTGTTATATTGGTCACAGGTTTGTATCAATATAGTACTTCACCCGTTCATAGGTGGTGTTCCGACTACTAGTGTGAAAAACAGTTGAATATGTCGTGCCAATTTGTAAGTGAGTTAGGACATAATAATGTGTTTTAGTGGAAGACATGATTGTTCTCATCTCCAAGCAATTGGTACTTTGTTAAGGTTTTTGTATTGTGTTGTGTTCTATGCGGCTAATGTATCTTCTTTGGATCTACTTAAATATAGatgaatattataaataaacatgattcacataatttttataaaatattttaaacaacgATGCAAAATAGGAAGTGATATTTTAATTTGGATCAATTTGCTATTTCGAACGAATACATCGAATGGACCTAAGCCAATCAAACTCCCTTTGTTATCGGTTACGTCTCAAAGCCGCCTTCATCTCTTACTATTAACTAAATTctctttaaaatatatgtacatgttctaaattgtttttaaaattttgggaagAGCGAATTTggtatgatatatttacttttttCATATTAGTTAAGACAATTATAGTATTTTTAATCTACTGcaacaattttaataatttttattaataaatagtGCAGTGAAACGTGATGTCGAAAGAatacctaaaataaaataaaataaaaataaaaataaaaaaaatacaattttccccGTAAAATTTGAATTGACAACTCTTACTCACTGTGGGCTTGTCTCCCCCCTCAGGAAATGAGAAGCCCTCGCCACCACCAGGCTTCTGAACCCGAAAAAGAAACACACCCAGAGAAGATAACTATCTCCACGACATAGAATTTGAGGTAAAACTCGATTTGTGCTTTAAGTTCGATCAGAAATGTGTGGAATTGCTTCGGAATTTGAAAGAGTTGAACAATTACTGTTTGGATATCGTATTGCTAGTTTATTGATCAGTAAATTGGTGTAACCTAGGTATAATATAAAGGATCTAGTTTTGATCATTTGTAAATCTTAGGAAAGATGGGATTTTCGCGTAAGGTAATTTGCCCTACATTTTGATTCAATATACTTTCCGGTTATCTGCCTCGAAGAATGTTGGCACACGATCCCGCTGATAAGTTATCCAAGAACCGTTGCATAAGCTATGGAGATTTGGTTATAGTATACGAGAGACACGATAGCATGAAGGCCGTAAAGGTTTTGGAAAACGGCGTTTTGCAGAACCGATTTGGTATGTTTAAGCATTCAGATTGGATTGGAAAACACTTTGGATCTAAGGTGCTAAGCAACAAGGGTGGATTTGTGCACTTGTTATCTCCAACTCCAGAGTTATGGACCCTAGTTTTAAGCCATAGAACTCAGATTTTGTACATTGCTGATATCAGTTTCGTGGTGATGTACTTGGAGATTGTTCCGGGTTGTGTGGTGCTTGAGTCGGGAACTGGAAGTGGATCATTGACCACGTCACTGGCTCGTGCAGTTGCGCCGAATGGACGtgtttatacatttgattttcATGAACAGAGAGCAGCCTCAGCTAGGTAAGGTGTCAAATCCAAGTTTTTTATGTTATGATAGGTAAATCGATCTTGTCTAGGAGGCAGAGTTagtgaatttatatattttttcacttGTTGACGAGTGTTAACTGAACCTAGGCATGTAATCATGGTGATAGAGTTTGTTAATAACAAAGGGACCTTGCATATTGAACACACTTGATGGATAACTCTTGAATAGTGGAGTGAAGGTGTGTGTATCTGTATTTTAACAAAATCTTCATATTCCTCTCTGCAGGGAGGATTTTGAAAGTAATGGGTTGAGTAGTCTGGTAAGCGTAGGTGTGAGAGATATACAGGGTGAGGGTTTCCCTGATGAATATTCTGGGCAAGCAGACTCCATTTTTCTCGACCTGCCTCAACCATGGTTGGCCATACCTTCAGCTGCAAAAATGCTGAAGCAAGATGGGGTTTTGTGCTCCTTCTCTCCTTGCATTGAACAAGTACAAAGATCCTGTGAGACTCTCAGAGTGGACTTCACTGGTAAGCTTTTTGGGAGTTTGATTCTGATGGAGAATTCAGTGATTATTTTCATGTGATAGGCTATTTACCATGTTTATATGTTATATTAGCACCTATGCTTGGTTTTGTTTTTCAGATATAAGAACATTTGAAGTGCTTCTCCACACGTATGAAGTTCGAGAAGCTTCCTCGAGGAGCTGGGAGGATGATGAAGAAGGTTTATCAGCAATGAATAGTTGCAAGAAGAGGCAGCGCGGAGCGAATGGGGTGGAGAATTCTTCGCCTCGCTCTATCGTGGCAAAACGAAGTGGTGAGACAAGAGGTCATACGGGTTATTTGACATTTGCCAGACTCAAGTGCACGATGTGATGTTTTCTGATATCCGATTTTTTTGCATTACTTGGGATTCTGCGTATTCTTCTTGCTTTTTTCCAAGTTTAGTTTTGTAGAAGATTATGGAGGGAAATGTCGTCTGTCTGTAAGACACGCTTAGTAATTGGCATTTGCTTGAGATTTTAAGCCATTCACTTTATCTAATGGAGAATTTTTATCTTGAATTGCCAAAAAATTGTTAGCCTCCCGCACTAATAGGCAAACTAATATATCCAGCTAGTTTCAAATGTATGTTACATGCAGCTAGTTTTTTGAACTTCAGTTCTATAAATTTCTcaaatttgaaatgttgaacAGGGACCAAGTGAAGTGATTATGGTTTCTTGCCTGTGGCCCTGAATAATGGCTCAGAGATTATACTAAAAGGTCACGATCTTGCAAGATTATTTGACCCGTACAATGGGATCATATTGTTTTGAATCCAAGTGAAAGCTGAAAATCGCACAATAGTGTTGTCTAGGTCCACATATTGGGTGAGTGGTAACTTGAATTTCAGATGAGCTCTGAATTTCAGATGAGCTCTGCTGTGCTTCCTTTTGtggttaatattattttttctctcttaatcctttttctttttcaaataaatCTGAAACACAATATTTCCGGAGTTGAAGTCCCTTCGACCatacattttaaatatatagttGAACACTGCCATCAGTCTATTATCTCATATCAAACAGTCgctctttctatttttttaaatctgttTTTTAGTTGAGAGGTTCGAGAGACCTATTCAGAAGCTTGAAATCTTGGTGTGCCAGATGACTTATAAGCGCAACTTAGTTGTTTACATGAGTTAACAGAACCACCAAAAGCAAATCTGCTCTAGTGTCACAGTCGGCTTCCGAATCTTTGATTCTTGATTCGAGTTGCTTCTGCAATACGGTTGATTTCACCTGACCTAAGTTCTTGGTTTTCGATCTAATGAAGATATATAAGAAAAACCACCACCATTAAATTCGGAAATGAGAAGAATTAGATTACGAAAATGACAACTTTATTTtggagtaggtcttttgtgagatgtTTTATTCATTAAACATGTTAATCatactcatatttataataaaaaataataatttttatataaaaaaataatatttttcacgaatgatcaaaataacaaataaaaaaatatgtgtcacaaaattgaaTCATGAGAtttattaacaaaattttttgtgtttattttatatGTCTCATTTTTGCATACTTAGGACAACCCTTCATGTCTAGATCATTTAACCAAAAGGTTTGCACGTTACGTAATGACAATTAGGGATCATTGATTCCAAACCACACGTGACTTTACATTTTCTTAACAACAAAAACGATAATTATATTGACCACGCTCACTACACAGACATTTTCTTGGCTTTGGAGACAAGGTGCCAAAACCTTtacaaattcagcacctttgatTTGTCTAACGCGGAATTCAAGAAATGGGGAGCTATGCTTTGGCCCTCTCCCCTTCTAAACCATCCATCAAATTTTTCAGCCAACCATT comes from Primulina huaijiensis isolate GDHJ02 chromosome 5, ASM1229523v2, whole genome shotgun sequence and encodes:
- the LOC140976105 gene encoding uncharacterized protein, encoding MLAHDPADKLSKNRCISYGDLVIVYERHDSMKAVKVLENGVLQNRFGMFKHSDWIGKHFGSKVLSNKGGFVHLLSPTPELWTLVLSHRTQILYIADISFVVMYLEIVPGCVVLESGTGSGSLTTSLARAVAPNGRVYTFDFHEQRAASAREDFESNGLSSLVSVGVRDIQGEGFPDEYSGQADSIFLDLPQPWLAIPSAAKMLKQDGVLCSFSPCIEQVQRSCETLRVDFTDIRTFEVLLHTYEVREASSRSWEDDEEGLSAMNSCKKRQRGANGVENSSPRSIVAKRSGETRGHTGYLTFARLKCTM